Proteins encoded by one window of Halorussus salinus:
- a CDS encoding M48 family metallopeptidase has product MRHLGLKARMAVVGSLLFAFYALASVVAMGAFGVPIWLVALGSLAFVGVQYKIGKWAALRSVGAEDMPEDRFPTIHRRVESLSKDMGIDKPRLMVARMGVPNAFAVGRKGAGTVVVSEELLQMLDDDEIEGVLAHELAHIRNRDVVMMVLGQGVASIVAIVAQWAVLLTGDNDLADFFLAMVVGQITQMLVMVFVFAISRYREYVADRDAAAEIGSGEPLARALEKISSGSERARESEIDSEVSALCIFGEGSGLARLFASHPPVEKRIERLRS; this is encoded by the coding sequence ATGAGACATCTCGGACTGAAAGCGCGCATGGCGGTCGTCGGGTCGCTGTTGTTCGCGTTCTACGCGCTCGCGTCGGTCGTCGCGATGGGGGCGTTCGGCGTCCCGATTTGGCTCGTCGCGCTCGGGAGCCTCGCCTTCGTCGGCGTCCAGTACAAAATCGGCAAGTGGGCCGCGCTCCGGAGCGTCGGCGCTGAAGACATGCCCGAAGACCGGTTCCCCACCATCCACCGCCGCGTCGAGTCGCTGTCGAAGGACATGGGTATCGACAAGCCCCGACTGATGGTCGCCCGGATGGGCGTGCCCAACGCCTTCGCGGTCGGGCGAAAGGGCGCGGGCACCGTCGTCGTCTCCGAGGAGTTGCTCCAGATGCTCGACGACGACGAGATAGAGGGCGTCCTCGCCCACGAACTCGCCCACATCCGGAATCGCGACGTGGTGATGATGGTCCTCGGGCAGGGCGTCGCCTCCATCGTCGCCATCGTCGCGCAGTGGGCCGTCCTGCTGACCGGCGACAACGACCTCGCGGACTTCTTCCTCGCGATGGTCGTCGGCCAGATCACCCAGATGCTCGTGATGGTGTTCGTCTTCGCCATCTCGCGCTACCGGGAGTACGTCGCGGACCGCGACGCCGCCGCCGAAATCGGCAGTGGCGAACCGCTCGCTCGCGCCCTCGAAAAGATTAGCTCGGGGAGCGAGCGCGCCCGCGAGTCCGAAATCGACTCGGAGGTCAGCGCCCTGTGCATCTTCGGCGAGGGGTCCGGCCTCGCGCGACTGTTCGCCAGTCACCCGCCGGTCGAGAAGCGAATCGAGCGCCTGCGGAGCTAA
- the serA gene encoding phosphoglycerate dehydrogenase, translating to MKVLVTDPIADAGLERLRDAGHEVETAYDVEGDALLSAVSDANGLIVRSGTEVTEEVFEAASDLVIVGRAGIGVDNIDIESATEHGVIVANAPEGNVRAAAEHTVAMAFASARSIPQAHARLKDGEWAKGDYLGTELNGKTLGIVGLGRVGQEVAKKLHSLGMDLVAYDPYISEDRAKQLGAELVDLDECLERGDFLTVHTPLTPETENLIAEEELAQLEGGYLVNCARGGVVDEEALAEAVEEGVLSGAAVDVFADEPVSPDNPLLDVEDAIVTPHLGASTEAAQENVATSTADQVVAAFAEEPVVNALNAPSIDESAFPRVEPYIGLAETAGKIATQLLDERISSIEVHYEGDIAEEDVELVTASAQKGVFQPLEWQVNAVNAPQIAEERGVEVTESKTRQTDDFQSLVRVTVSGDDESISVEGTLFADEDPRIVRVDDYRIDAIPHGHMLVARNEDVPGVIGFIGTVLGDHEVNIAGMFNAREAHGDEALTVYTLDAQVPDEAKEALEADERIIEARYIELNGAE from the coding sequence ATGAAGGTCCTCGTAACGGACCCCATCGCCGACGCAGGCTTAGAGCGGCTTCGAGACGCGGGTCACGAAGTCGAAACTGCCTACGACGTGGAAGGGGACGCGCTTCTGTCTGCTGTCTCGGACGCCAACGGTCTCATCGTTCGGTCGGGAACCGAGGTGACCGAGGAGGTCTTCGAGGCCGCGTCCGACCTCGTCATCGTCGGCCGTGCGGGTATCGGCGTAGACAACATCGACATCGAATCGGCGACCGAACACGGCGTCATCGTCGCCAACGCGCCGGAGGGCAACGTCCGGGCCGCCGCGGAACACACCGTCGCCATGGCGTTCGCCAGCGCGCGCTCGATTCCGCAGGCCCACGCCCGACTCAAGGACGGCGAGTGGGCCAAGGGCGACTACCTCGGCACCGAACTCAACGGCAAGACCCTCGGTATCGTCGGACTGGGCCGGGTCGGCCAAGAGGTCGCCAAGAAGCTCCACTCGCTCGGGATGGACCTCGTGGCCTACGACCCCTACATCAGCGAGGACCGCGCCAAGCAACTCGGCGCGGAGCTGGTGGACTTAGACGAGTGTCTCGAACGCGGGGACTTCCTGACGGTCCACACGCCCCTGACCCCCGAGACCGAGAACCTCATCGCCGAGGAGGAACTCGCCCAACTCGAAGGCGGCTACCTCGTCAACTGCGCCCGCGGCGGCGTCGTGGACGAGGAGGCCCTCGCCGAAGCGGTCGAGGAGGGCGTCCTATCGGGTGCCGCGGTGGACGTGTTCGCCGACGAACCCGTCTCGCCGGACAACCCCCTGCTCGACGTGGAGGACGCCATCGTCACGCCCCACCTCGGTGCGAGTACCGAAGCCGCCCAAGAGAACGTCGCCACCAGCACGGCCGACCAAGTGGTCGCGGCCTTCGCCGAGGAGCCGGTCGTCAACGCCCTGAACGCGCCGTCCATCGACGAGAGCGCGTTCCCGCGCGTCGAGCCGTACATCGGTCTCGCCGAGACCGCGGGCAAGATAGCGACCCAACTGCTGGACGAACGCATCTCCTCTATCGAGGTCCACTACGAGGGCGACATCGCCGAGGAGGACGTGGAACTCGTCACCGCCAGCGCCCAGAAGGGCGTGTTCCAACCGCTCGAATGGCAGGTCAACGCGGTCAACGCGCCCCAAATCGCCGAGGAGCGCGGCGTCGAAGTCACCGAGTCCAAGACCCGCCAGACCGACGACTTCCAGAGCCTCGTTCGCGTCACGGTCTCGGGCGACGACGAGTCCATCAGCGTCGAGGGGACCCTGTTCGCCGACGAGGACCCGCGCATCGTCCGCGTGGACGACTACCGCATCGACGCCATCCCGCACGGCCACATGCTGGTCGCCCGTAACGAGGACGTGCCCGGCGTCATCGGGTTCATCGGAACCGTCTTGGGCGACCACGAGGTCAACATCGCAGGGATGTTCAACGCCCGCGAGGCCCACGGCGACGAGGCGCTGACCGTCTACACGCTCGACGCGCAGGTCCCCGACGAGGCGAAGGAGGCGCTGGAGGCCGACGAGCGCATCATCGAAGCGCGGTATATCGAACTGAACGGCGCGGAGTAG
- a CDS encoding HVO_A0114 family putative DNA-binding protein has protein sequence MSETRKSPEESAPRRPTEEDVPREVERREMLADALTSAGHEDVYVLAREDAREVLDDHREEILDYLRDHDVASVSELADALDRDTGNVSRDLTLLADYGIVNVTREGRSKVPELVHEFVVVEPLY, from the coding sequence ATGTCCGAGACCAGAAAGTCACCGGAAGAATCCGCACCGAGACGCCCGACCGAGGAGGACGTACCACGCGAAGTCGAACGACGCGAGATGCTGGCAGACGCGCTGACGAGCGCGGGCCACGAAGACGTGTACGTCCTCGCCCGCGAGGACGCCCGCGAAGTGCTGGACGACCACCGCGAGGAGATACTCGACTACCTCCGAGACCACGACGTGGCGTCGGTGAGCGAACTCGCCGACGCGCTCGACAGAGATACCGGAAACGTCTCGCGCGACCTGACACTGCTCGCGGACTACGGTATCGTGAACGTGACGAGGGAGGGCCGGTCGAAGGTGCCCGAACTCGTCCACGAGTTCGTCGTGGTCGAACCGCTGTACTGA
- a CDS encoding inorganic phosphate transporter, whose translation MTSLLLYLGVAVAIFVGFNIGGSNTGVAFGPAVGSGTVSKLGAGVLMSFFFLLGGWTLGRRVVDTLGKDLVSGDPFTMRVAVVVLLFIGLALFAGNVLGVPASTSMTAVGAIVGLGLAIGQLKTNAVLEIVGWWLVAPIVGFWVSAMVGRYWYDDLDDYIDIDQSEGPLVTLDRSGGLPEPELGPGTTRREFGGTLLVVGIGCYMAFSAGTSNVANAVAPLVGNGAITMTQGVLLAAGATAIGALTIARRTLDTVGNDLTDLPLVAAVVVAVVSSSIVTVLSALSIPASFVVIATMSVVGLGWGRATVADPVPDAPEVPGASVGVPGESASMPGESAGLPGEGATLPGGKAGPTRETTDEDRETGDADLDPDAGAAADGDPSAAELYQPATTARVVLLQNLVPGIATVVAYVVFRYVPIL comes from the coding sequence GTGACCAGTCTCCTCCTCTATCTCGGCGTGGCGGTCGCCATCTTCGTCGGCTTCAACATCGGCGGGTCGAACACGGGCGTCGCGTTCGGCCCGGCGGTCGGGAGCGGAACCGTCTCGAAACTCGGTGCGGGCGTGTTGATGAGCTTCTTCTTTCTGTTGGGCGGGTGGACGCTCGGCCGCCGGGTCGTGGACACGCTCGGCAAGGACCTCGTGTCCGGGGACCCCTTCACGATGCGCGTGGCGGTCGTCGTCCTACTGTTCATCGGACTGGCACTGTTCGCCGGGAACGTCCTCGGCGTCCCGGCCTCCACGTCGATGACCGCGGTCGGGGCCATCGTCGGGTTAGGTCTCGCCATCGGCCAACTGAAGACGAACGCGGTCCTCGAAATCGTCGGCTGGTGGCTCGTCGCGCCCATCGTCGGCTTCTGGGTCAGCGCGATGGTCGGCCGGTACTGGTACGACGACTTGGACGACTACATCGACATCGACCAGAGCGAGGGACCGCTGGTGACGCTCGACCGGTCGGGCGGGCTTCCCGAACCGGAACTCGGGCCGGGGACCACGCGCCGCGAGTTCGGCGGCACGCTTCTGGTCGTCGGCATCGGCTGTTACATGGCGTTCTCGGCGGGCACGAGCAACGTGGCCAACGCGGTCGCGCCGCTGGTCGGCAACGGCGCGATTACGATGACGCAGGGCGTCCTGCTGGCGGCCGGGGCGACCGCAATCGGCGCGCTCACCATCGCGCGCCGGACCCTCGACACGGTGGGCAACGACCTCACCGACCTCCCGCTGGTCGCGGCGGTGGTCGTCGCGGTCGTGAGTTCCTCCATCGTGACGGTGCTGTCGGCGCTCTCCATCCCCGCGAGTTTCGTCGTCATCGCCACGATGAGCGTCGTCGGTCTCGGGTGGGGTCGCGCCACGGTCGCCGACCCGGTTCCCGACGCCCCGGAGGTCCCCGGCGCGAGCGTCGGCGTCCCCGGCGAGAGCGCCAGCATGCCCGGCGAGAGCGCCGGTCTGCCCGGCGAGGGCGCGACGCTCCCCGGCGGAAAAGCCGGTCCCACCCGCGAGACGACGGACGAAGACCGCGAAACCGGGGACGCAGACCTCGACCCCGACGCGGGCGCGGCCGCCGACGGCGACCCCTCCGCGGCCGAACTCTACCAGCCAGCGACGACCGCGAGAGTCGTCCTCTTGCAGAATCTCGTGCCGGGAATCGCGACGGTCGTCGCGTACGTCGTCTTCCGGTACGTGCCGATTCTGTGA
- a CDS encoding inorganic phosphate transporter, giving the protein MISVLLLVGLAVAVFVGFNIGGSSTGVAFGPAVGSGVLSKLGAAALMASFALLGGWTVGRNVVETMGGQIVPSALFTLPASVGVLFFVGLALLVSNLFGVPASTSMTAVGAIAGLGVAAGDIDWGVMGQIVSWWLVAPIVAFWVCAVIGRYLYPYLDVWFRIDRSDGPLLEYNRVGSVPYPVPSATTNRRELVSSVLVVVIGCYMAFSAGASNVANAVAPLVGSGELQINQGILLAAGAIALGAFTIARRTLDTVGNDLTDLPLLAALIVEVVSASLITFLSYLGIPASLAVSATMCIIGLGWGRATRAVRVRDAAAAAVKGDGEERAESGEGESKMSVDALTAEPEDEVQKIGEEDPDELQTKDLFDPASTGRVIMLWILTPSISAVASFLLFEFFPIYR; this is encoded by the coding sequence GTGATTAGCGTACTTCTCCTCGTCGGTCTCGCGGTCGCGGTCTTCGTCGGCTTCAACATCGGTGGCTCGTCTACCGGCGTCGCGTTCGGTCCCGCGGTCGGGAGCGGCGTCCTGTCGAAACTCGGTGCCGCCGCGTTGATGGCGAGTTTCGCACTGCTCGGCGGGTGGACCGTCGGCCGGAACGTCGTCGAGACGATGGGCGGCCAAATCGTCCCCTCGGCGCTGTTCACGCTTCCCGCGAGCGTGGGCGTCCTGTTCTTCGTCGGACTGGCGTTGCTGGTCTCGAACCTGTTCGGCGTCCCCGCCTCCACCTCGATGACCGCCGTGGGTGCCATCGCCGGACTGGGCGTCGCGGCCGGGGACATCGACTGGGGCGTGATGGGCCAAATCGTCTCGTGGTGGCTCGTCGCCCCCATCGTCGCGTTCTGGGTCTGCGCGGTCATCGGACGGTATCTCTACCCGTATCTCGACGTGTGGTTCCGCATCGACCGGTCGGACGGCCCGCTCTTGGAGTACAACCGCGTCGGGTCGGTCCCCTACCCTGTTCCGAGCGCGACGACGAATCGCCGCGAGTTGGTCAGCAGCGTCCTCGTGGTCGTCATCGGCTGTTACATGGCCTTCTCCGCGGGCGCGAGCAACGTGGCGAACGCGGTCGCTCCTCTCGTGGGGAGCGGCGAGTTGCAAATCAATCAAGGCATCCTGCTCGCGGCGGGTGCCATCGCACTCGGCGCGTTCACCATCGCGCGCCGGACTCTCGATACCGTGGGCAACGACCTCACCGACCTACCCCTGCTGGCCGCGCTCATCGTCGAAGTCGTCTCGGCGTCGCTCATCACGTTCCTCTCGTATCTCGGCATTCCGGCGAGCCTCGCCGTGAGCGCGACGATGTGCATCATCGGTCTCGGGTGGGGCCGGGCGACCCGCGCCGTCAGAGTTCGGGACGCCGCGGCCGCGGCGGTCAAAGGAGACGGCGAGGAGCGCGCCGAGTCGGGCGAGGGCGAGTCGAAGATGTCGGTGGACGCGCTGACCGCCGAACCCGAGGACGAAGTGCAGAAGATCGGCGAGGAGGACCCCGACGAACTCCAGACCAAGGACCTGTTCGACCCGGCCTCGACCGGCCGCGTCATCATGCTCTGGATTCTGACGCCGAGCATCTCGGCGGTGGCGTCGTTCCTCCTGTTCGAGTTCTTCCCGATTTATCGCTAA
- the fer gene encoding ferredoxin Fer, which produces MPTVEYLNYEVLDDQGWDMDDDDLFEQAADADLGDEDYGSLDVAEGEYILEAAEAQGYDWPFSCRAGACANCAAIVKEGEIDMDMQQILSDEEVEDKNVRLTCIGSAATDEVKIVYNAKHLDYLQNRVI; this is translated from the coding sequence ATGCCAACCGTAGAATACCTCAACTACGAAGTGCTGGACGACCAGGGCTGGGACATGGACGACGACGACCTCTTCGAGCAGGCCGCCGACGCGGACCTCGGCGACGAGGACTACGGCAGCCTCGACGTGGCCGAAGGGGAGTACATCCTCGAAGCCGCCGAGGCGCAGGGCTACGACTGGCCCTTCTCGTGCCGCGCCGGTGCCTGTGCGAACTGCGCCGCCATCGTCAAAGAGGGCGAAATCGACATGGACATGCAGCAGATTCTCTCCGACGAGGAGGTCGAAGACAAGAACGTCCGTCTGACCTGCATCGGTAGCGCGGCTACCGACGAGGTCAAGATCGTCTACAACGCCAAGCACCTCGACTACCTCCAGAACCGCGTCATATAG
- a CDS encoding A24 family peptidase, whose protein sequence is MPVLDASIPDLLRLVVVPVFGWAAWRDVKTRRIPNRTWYPLAALAVVLLAVEGWQAWTGTAYETRAFALRAAISLGFVAPLVIAFWWFRAFGGADAKAFLVVAALFPTFPTYEAFGWVLPHQQTTVGVFSLTILTNTVLLGALYPLAVFARNAVAGRFSSVMVVGKPVSWDAVPDEHGRLLETPEGVTRNGADLDAVRMYLRWRGLTLAELRERADHFRDPATLPAEPNQPGDGSTVVAQTDGGAVAEAVPEADAPDDDPWGAAAFLDDIDHGAYGTTPAGLRDGLDVLTAEDEVWVSPGIPFVVPLFVGTVVAMTYGDLLFGALSAVGLA, encoded by the coding sequence GTGCCAGTACTCGACGCTTCGATACCCGACCTGCTGCGACTCGTCGTCGTCCCCGTCTTCGGGTGGGCGGCGTGGCGAGACGTGAAGACCCGCCGGATTCCCAACCGAACGTGGTACCCCCTCGCCGCGCTCGCGGTCGTCCTGCTGGCAGTGGAGGGCTGGCAGGCGTGGACCGGCACCGCCTACGAGACCCGCGCGTTCGCGCTTCGGGCCGCCATCAGCCTCGGCTTCGTCGCGCCCCTCGTGATTGCCTTCTGGTGGTTCCGAGCGTTCGGCGGCGCGGACGCGAAGGCCTTCCTCGTCGTCGCCGCGCTGTTCCCGACGTTCCCGACCTACGAGGCGTTCGGGTGGGTCCTTCCCCACCAGCAGACGACCGTCGGCGTGTTCTCGCTGACGATTCTGACGAACACCGTCCTGCTCGGCGCACTCTACCCCCTCGCGGTCTTCGCTCGGAACGCGGTCGCGGGGCGGTTCTCCTCGGTGATGGTCGTCGGCAAGCCGGTGTCGTGGGATGCGGTGCCCGACGAACACGGCCGCCTGCTGGAGACGCCCGAGGGCGTGACTCGCAACGGCGCGGACTTGGACGCGGTGCGGATGTACCTCCGCTGGCGCGGCCTGACGCTGGCGGAGTTGCGTGAGCGCGCCGACCACTTCCGGGACCCCGCGACCTTGCCCGCCGAACCGAATCAGCCGGGCGACGGCTCGACCGTCGTCGCTCAAACCGACGGCGGTGCGGTCGCGGAGGCAGTTCCAGAGGCGGACGCGCCCGACGACGACCCGTGGGGCGCGGCCGCGTTCTTGGACGACATCGACCACGGCGCGTACGGCACGACGCCAGCGGGCCTGCGCGACGGTCTCGACGTGCTGACCGCCGAAGACGAGGTGTGGGTCTCGCCGGGCATTCCGTTCGTCGTCCCGCTATTCGTCGGAACCGTGGTGGCGATGACCTACGGCGACCTGCTGTTCGGGGCGCTGTCGGCGGTCGGACTGGCGTAG
- a CDS encoding ABC transporter permease, with protein MATETGTSTDDPTETTGRSLRLDYDAKEWLLSRGLWTVAGALLVFLWIPLLVMMFLSFAVNASTFFPFRGFTLAHYAATFADEALMSSLFNSIQIATLSASIATVLGVLASFALARYDFPFKELYRTFGILPMVIPGVVLGIALLIYFRTLLGITPGFLTVVLTHSVYGFPFVLLMVTARLYTFDESLEEAARDLGADPLTTFWDITLPIVAPAIGAGFLFAWIRSFEDFIRAYFVKGTMDVLTTSMYSMIKYGTAPKMNAISSFIVFVIAIVLAVAMNVGNVTGYVAGTQGDE; from the coding sequence ATGGCGACCGAGACCGGTACCTCGACCGACGACCCGACGGAGACGACGGGGCGGTCGCTCCGACTCGACTACGACGCCAAGGAGTGGCTCCTGAGTCGCGGCCTGTGGACCGTCGCGGGCGCGCTGTTGGTGTTCCTCTGGATTCCGCTCCTCGTCATGATGTTCCTCTCGTTCGCGGTCAACGCCAGCACGTTCTTCCCGTTCCGGGGGTTCACGCTGGCCCACTACGCCGCGACGTTCGCCGACGAGGCGCTCATGTCCTCGCTGTTCAACAGTATTCAAATCGCGACGCTGTCGGCGTCCATCGCCACGGTGCTGGGCGTGTTGGCGAGTTTCGCGCTCGCTCGGTACGACTTCCCGTTCAAGGAACTCTACCGGACGTTCGGCATCCTGCCGATGGTGATTCCGGGAGTCGTGTTGGGCATCGCGCTGCTCATCTACTTCCGGACGCTACTGGGCATCACGCCCGGTTTCCTGACAGTCGTGCTGACCCACAGCGTCTACGGCTTCCCGTTCGTGCTGTTGATGGTCACCGCGAGACTCTACACGTTCGACGAGTCGCTGGAGGAGGCCGCCCGCGACCTCGGGGCCGACCCGCTCACCACCTTCTGGGACATCACGCTCCCCATCGTGGCCCCGGCCATCGGCGCGGGGTTCCTGTTCGCGTGGATTCGGTCGTTCGAGGACTTCATCCGCGCGTACTTCGTGAAGGGGACGATGGACGTGCTGACGACCTCGATGTACTCGATGATAAAGTACGGGACGGCACCGAAGATGAACGCCATCTCGTCGTTCATCGTCTTCGTCATCGCAATCGTGCTGGCGGTGGCGATGAACGTCGGTAACGTCACCGGCTACGTCGCCGGAACGCAGGGCGACGAGTAA